Below is a window of Pseudarthrobacter equi DNA.
AGAGACAACCGTGCGCGTTATTAGTACCAATACAGCCCCTAACGACGCCGCAAGATCGTTGCCCGCGTACGTGACCGGTGACGGCAACTTCGGCGTCCCGCCGGGCTCAGTTCAAACCAACATTGTGGCCTATGGCCCCGCGCAATCCACTGTTGAAACAGCGGTTATTGACGGGCAGAAGGCCCCGTTTTCGCCACATATCCACGACGGAAGACCCGTAGGCGTAGTGGCTGTCCGCTTGGCACCTGGCGAGAGTCAGACCGTCGAGTTTAAGTTTGGCAAGATCGTGCAGCACGCTGAACCTAACTTGGTTGTCACACCGACCGTCCAACCCGTCAAGGATGTGATCCTGCCCACAGCAAACGCGGCCTGTGGTTAAATCTCGAGGTTCATTCGTTAACACTATGTAAACCGACTGGATTGAGATTGCTCACAGCGAACGCCGGATGGTACGGTCTTTTTTGGGATATCTATCCGTGGTTCTGCACAGGGTCTCGTGCGGAGGGGAACTTCCCCAAATTCGGGTATAACAAAACTTAAACGTCTCCGGGGGGACACATGAAGAAAACACTCGCAGCACTCGCACTGGCAGGTTCCATCGCACTTATCGGCTCGACTCCGGCCATGGCCGCAACCTACCCGGCCCTTCCGCCGGCGGCTGGCGTTTCTGACGGCACCGTTGCACCGGGCGAAACCTTCACCTTCACGGGTCAGGGATTCATTGCTGGGGAGACGGTAACCATCACGGTCACAGTCGTTACGGGCGGCGCAGCAAATGCTGGCGGCACCGCAGTTTCGGCCAAGATCCCCGTGTTCCAGGCACCGCAGACGCTTACGGCAACTGCTGACGCTCAGGGCAAGATCGCTGTCCCGCTTGCTCTCAACGAGGCCGGGACTTACTCCATCACGGCAACTGGCAACACCTCTGGCGTTACTGTTGGCCCCGTGACGGTGTCGGTTGCTGCTTCACTTGCAAACACCGGTGGCAACGCTGGCGGCGCGCCGCTGGCCAACACCGGTTCGGGTACAGGTCTGGCCAACACCGGTGCAGATTCCGGTTTGATCCTCTGGACTCTGGTTGGCGCTGGCGCACTGGCAGCCGGCGCAACCTCCGTGGTGGTTGTTCGCCGCCGCGCCAAGGCAGAGGTTGCTGCATAACCGCAGCTAGTAAAGCTCCACCAAGAAGGTGGGTGGTCCTCCGCACTTGGAGAACCACCCACCTTTTCGTTTAACTTCTTTTCAGTTGCGGCCGTCCGAGCTCTGAGAGGCCTGACCGTTACTGTTATTGCGTGTAGTTGAACCATCAGGCGACGCTGGAGAAGTCATTTGGATCTGTTTTGAACGGCTTTCACCAGCAACGGTTTTGGAAGCTCATCCTCGTCGCCATGTTCATCCCCCTCGCCTTCATTGCGTTTTGGCCGACACCAGTCGACCAACCCATCGACGGACAGATCGCGGATGTTCTCAGCCTTCTGCATCGCCACGGCTTGCCGCTGTGGTTTGACTACGCATTTATTGAGGCCTTTGCGAACATCCTGCTTTTTTTGCCTTTAGGATTCGTGACCCGTCTCGCTTTTCCGTTCAAACGATGGTGGCAAATTGGAGCATTTGGCCTCCTTGTATCCGGTTGTATTGAGCTGGGGCAGCTTCTGTTTCTTCACAACCGTTTTGCAAGTCCGTCAGACATCGTGACTAATACTGCAGGTGCTGTCATGGGAGCTTTGCTGGCCAGCTTGGTTGTCAAGGCAAAGAGGCCCGCCGCCTTCCGGCAACGGGCCTCATGAGACGTCTGAAATTACCACCTATCCAACAAAGCTTTTTAGCCAGGTCTTAAGATCCTCGCCGAACTCCACTCTCTCGGACGCAAGGGTAATGACGGCTTTGAGGTAACTCAGCTTGTCCCCGGTATCGAAGCGGCGGCCCTTGAATACCACTCCGTAGACGCCGGAACCTTCGCCCTCACCGGCTGCCAACGTCTGCAGGGCATCAGTGAGCTGGATCTCGTTACCGCGCCCCGGCTTGGTGTTCTCAAGGACAGTGAAGACAGACGGATGCAGCACGTAGCGGCCGATCACGGCCAGATTCGACGGAGCGTCTGCCACGGCGGGCTTCTCTACCAAGCTGTTGACGCGGACGTAGTCTTCGCCCTCAACGGCCGTGACATCCGCGCATCCATAGGCGCTGATCTGGGATGGTTCCACTTCGATCAGCGCGATCACGGAGCCGCCTGTCTTTTGCTGCACCTCAATCATGGTGCTCAGCAGGTCCTCCGCCTCGTCAATGAGGTCGTCACCCAGCAGCACCGCGAAAGGCTCGTTACCTACGTGCTGCTTGCCGCACAGCACCGCATGGCCGAGCCCCTTTGCCTCTCCTTGACGAACGTAGTGAATTGGACCCAGTTCGGAGGCTGCCTGAATCGATGCAAGCCGGTCCTTGTCCCCCTTCTGTTCAAGAAGGCGCTCCAGGCCCGGCGCGCGGTCGAAGTGGTCCTCCAAGGCTCGCTTGCTGCGGCCTGTGATCATCAGGACATCGTCGAGCCCGGACTTTATGGCTTCTTCCACGACGTACTGGATGGCTGGACGGTCAACCACCGGCAACATTTCCTTCGGCATTGCCTTGGTGGCCGGTAGGAAACGAGTTCCCAGTCCAGCTGCAGGAATGACGGCTTTAGTTACGGCTCTCCCCATAGTCATATCTGAACCTTAACAAATCTCGTAAAGCGACGGGTGGCTGATTTGGATTTTTGGCAGCGACCCCGTAAGCCCGTCATCTTGAGGCCAGTCACCGGCCCTTAAACGCCGGCTCCCGCTTCTCCTGGAACGCCAGGAAGCCCTCGGCGTAGTCGTCGGTCTTGCAGAGCCGGGCCTGCTCCTGGTTCTCCTCCTGCATGGACGCCCACAGGCCCAGCCGCTGGTCGCGGATGTGCGCCACCAGCTCCTTGGACGCCACGAACGCGCCCGTGGCCCCGGCAGCCACCCGCGAGACGATCGCCCGCGTCGACTCCAGCAAAGAATCAGCCGGCATGGCCCGGCTGAACATCCCCTGCGCCACCGCCTCGGCGCCCGAGATCAGGTCCGCCGTGTAGATCAGGTCCAGCGTCCGGTGCATGCCCAGCCGCTCCGTGAAGTACCAGTGCCCGCCCGAATCGAGCGTGGCCCCCAGCTTGGCGAACGGCGAACCGAACTTCGCGTTCTCCGCCACGTACACCACGTCCGTGGCCAGCAGCAGCCCCAGCCCCACCCCCAGGCAGGCGCCCTGGGCCGCGGCAAACGTCGGCGCCGGGAACGCCGCCATCTTCTTCAGCAGCGGCTCCACCAGCCCGCCCAGGTACGCGGCGGCGTCGTCGCTCTCCGGCGTGACCCCGGCAATGTCCCGGCCCGCGCAGAAGGCGCGGCCCTCTCCCCTGAGCAGCAGCGCCCGCACCTCACCGCGAGAGGCGGCGAC
It encodes the following:
- a CDS encoding LPXTG cell wall anchor domain-containing protein, which codes for MKKTLAALALAGSIALIGSTPAMAATYPALPPAAGVSDGTVAPGETFTFTGQGFIAGETVTITVTVVTGGAANAGGTAVSAKIPVFQAPQTLTATADAQGKIAVPLALNEAGTYSITATGNTSGVTVGPVTVSVAASLANTGGNAGGAPLANTGSGTGLANTGADSGLILWTLVGAGALAAGATSVVVVRRRAKAEVAA
- a CDS encoding VanZ family protein, with the translated sequence MNHQATLEKSFGSVLNGFHQQRFWKLILVAMFIPLAFIAFWPTPVDQPIDGQIADVLSLLHRHGLPLWFDYAFIEAFANILLFLPLGFVTRLAFPFKRWWQIGAFGLLVSGCIELGQLLFLHNRFASPSDIVTNTAGAVMGALLASLVVKAKRPAAFRQRAS
- the galU gene encoding UTP--glucose-1-phosphate uridylyltransferase GalU, whose protein sequence is MTMGRAVTKAVIPAAGLGTRFLPATKAMPKEMLPVVDRPAIQYVVEEAIKSGLDDVLMITGRSKRALEDHFDRAPGLERLLEQKGDKDRLASIQAASELGPIHYVRQGEAKGLGHAVLCGKQHVGNEPFAVLLGDDLIDEAEDLLSTMIEVQQKTGGSVIALIEVEPSQISAYGCADVTAVEGEDYVRVNSLVEKPAVADAPSNLAVIGRYVLHPSVFTVLENTKPGRGNEIQLTDALQTLAAGEGEGSGVYGVVFKGRRFDTGDKLSYLKAVITLASERVEFGEDLKTWLKSFVG
- a CDS encoding enoyl-CoA hydratase/isomerase family protein; the protein is MISLSISNGIAEVVLNAPHKLNSLDEQALRDLTQAYDDAAVAASRGEVRALLLRGEGRAFCAGRDIAGVTPESDDAAAYLGGLVEPLLKKMAAFPAPTFAAAQGACLGVGLGLLLATDVVYVAENAKFGSPFAKLGATLDSGGHWYFTERLGMHRTLDLIYTADLISGAEAVAQGMFSRAMPADSLLESTRAIVSRVAAGATGAFVASKELVAHIRDQRLGLWASMQEENQEQARLCKTDDYAEGFLAFQEKREPAFKGR